Proteins co-encoded in one Gouania willdenowi chromosome 1, fGouWil2.1, whole genome shotgun sequence genomic window:
- the polq gene encoding DNA polymerase theta isoform X3: MIEQVVDPDMPRAHSRQSDSEDVAHVPSHSEKPPKPVSAAVIVHNSQKTQSSQRAGGSSKDKPLAKRRTLSKHEDAPLSDVSKDYILFSPTRLAAAALKKAKLQQSLQSHSASVLSIPSGLELSTLTDTLPQAGVALHAPGEQEEKLLLSSWGLPKPVLERYQRHGVTHMFEWQAQCLAVGHVLQGGNLVYSAPTSAGKTLVSELLILKRVLETKRKALFILPFVSVAKEKMHYLQSIFEEGGVRVEGYMGTTSAAGGFTALDVAVCTIEKANSLINRLIEEDNMDLLGVVVVDELHMVGDTGRGYLLELLLTKIRYIDQKINTTRPLSEGVQIIGMSATLPNLSLLAGWLGAELYQTDYRPVPLQEHLKVGCDIYDKSQSVVRRFTPALTVKGDDEHVVSLCYETVRDGHSVLLFCPSKNWCEKLADTIAREFYNLKHAAECQGEAKAQPVCLDHEGLIDVIAQLRRTPVGLDPTLQRSVPWGVAFHHAGLTFDERDVLEGAFRHCVVRVLVATSTLSSGVNLPARRVIIRTPTFNGHLLDPLTYKQMAGRAGRKGVDTTGESVLVCKKAEHQKGISLLKGTLQPISSCLVRREGDGVTTSMLRAILEIIVGGVASSPDDVKLYASCSLLAASIKNGGKTESKGESSKGAIDACVEWLMENEFISIQNDGQDQRYCPTQLGAATLSSSLSPPEAVGIFADLQRAMKGFVLENDLHILYLITPLYAEWTTIDWYQFFCLWEQLSSSMKRVAELVGIQEGFLARSVSGKLVARTEKQRRQMAIHKRFFTTLVLQDLVNEVPLGTVASKYNCNRGQLQSLQQSASTYAGMVTVFCKRLGWHNMELLLSQYQTRLSFGVQRELVDLVRVSLLNAARARALYTQGLCTVAELARATVTDIEKALRNAVPFKSSKRAVDESEMEAAERRSLRCVWVTGGRALTEKEAAAEIVSEARLLLQEDLARLGIQWDPTTLPPGGPAIDNCEDYQSDNAEPSKVLECYTNRVTESEKRRGERDKSKPEEMTVKEISQKSRKDVGEPQIRQTNLGSAGTGKQETKGSNTNDKRSDQEGGKCEKVNPEKEEGMVLGRPESLQTNIPERSLTQELAEIISSPLPQPLPKPQPSASPMPPPRIRAPMSRVEQHQKLPLNKTKADGTKRVTASPVQLERLEHAKALSKVLQSIQNDRNVHDVHPHNTNLTNVTSLQNPPPSYQVTTTRSAQEPMPGVSAPAEDPMLTSPSTPPTVSPEAKRKRVESDDKFSSPELYTKDRTDEEVKREESFGDSFELDTQTEQIIVQQALHQRAESHMDTDLLVEEDRAVVEEEHTEERGKELQGPDGASKKFNISLTDSQLELILNTSHQSAGTGCGVREDTNKDAGVGEDESSETNHASVSPNRSSSFLFDSLYESPLLACLSPQQNLSQSAGEDSVRQDVQDKCPLPSAQERRRSELLANQEAEMQEAVQWGESFFNLSEWGDSLLVGEHFLERQSLRSSEKKKEEQESSFQHEYQANNAAFERSPSSEMNITSTAAQQEKDRLGICNQAQSGLHHDLQINTEPAERRSCERTEFGNRGLNRNTEEIKSVLMNSDPYCSPGLQEIFDHWPSMSDQSWENHKEAAKEERKIETSAQCPAAESEQPSKYEEKKNRKDRPGSACDLIPPTQETPPVTPRVKLTMASVHSPITAQKTSSFSPRKSTVKKCPKSFSEPILIPPPDHTQRHQSTHKQQTAAEPAQEHHSSSDTIHRQTSCSAPSESPVNNGSFTLQLSQDASLSSSRDFSVIDVASNRLLFETFINEWKTKSRYSLALACEKLEHGRPPVEVGEKHNRGHQKLNTADGFPIRHSDGLVLIGLCVCWGGRDAYYISMQEEQSKGLSSSLAPPPLDSDLPVSDRLEQLRSCISRHPAGHEPCVVVTYDIIQVYKTLVLSCGLSLEGNCEDPKVACWLIDPGSEERTLPNMVTVHCPEELPLLDGLGNAHSYCPRVRAATTSVLVFAVMSHLTNVLEKDGLLNFFRSIEMPSQVCLALLELNGIGFSVDECERQKHVMQAKLSALEAEAYSLAGHSFSLTSVDDIAQVLFLELHLPPNGDVGGSRNKKTLGYTRRGGGRVRLGKQFSTTKDVLEKLRPLHPLPGVILEWRRITNALTKVVFPLQREKQRHPTLDMDRIYPIAQTHTATGRVSFTEPNLQNVPKDFEIAMPTMVGESPPSQISSCPRKKRRSAASSVTAGLTEKGVAFSVSMRHAFIPFLGGMMLAADYSQLELRVLAHLSKDQRLLQVLNGGTDVFRCIAAEWKNLDPESVQDSLRQQAKQICYGIIYGMGAKSLGEQMGVEENDAACYIESFKARYKGINAFLKQTVKNCAKDGYVQTLMGRRRYLPGITSNNVHIKAHAERQAVNTTVQGSAADIVKLATVNVQKRLCKVYPTAAPSHQHTRIVRQPRRATTSHLRGAYFVLQLHDELIYETAEEDLIQVAQIVKREMETAVKLYVKLKAKVKVGPSWGDLQDLDI; this comes from the exons ATGATAGAGCAGGTGGTGGACCCCGACATGCCTCGAGCCCACTCGAGGCAATCC GATTCGGAAGATGTGGCACATGTTCCTAGTCATTCAGAAAAGCCTCCAAAGCCGGTCTCAGCCGCTGTCATCGTTCACAATAGTCAGAAAACACAAAGTAGTCAACGAGCAGGAGGCTCCAGCAA GGACAAACCTTTAGCCAAAAGAAGGACCTTGAGTAAACATGAAGACGCTCCACTGTCGGATGTATCCAAGGACTACATCTTGTTCAGCCCCACCCGCCTCGCAGCAGCAGCCCTGAAGAAGGCCAAGCTTCAGCAGTCGCTACAGAGTCACTCTGCATCAGTGCTCAGCATTCCCTCTGGTTTAGAGCTCAGCACTCTGACAGATACTTTACCTCAAGCAG GCGTAGCTTTGCATGCTCCTGGAGAACAAGAAGAAAAGCTGCTGTTGTCCAGCTGGGGTTTACCTAAGCCTGTCCTGGAGCGTTACCAGAGACACGGGGTGACTCACATGTTTGAATGGCAGGCCCAGTGCCTCGCCGTCGGACACGTGCTGCAGGGGGGAAACCTGGTCTATTCTG CCCCTACGAGTGCAGGAAAAACTCTGGTGTCGGAGCTGCTGATATTAAAGCGTGTGTTggagacaaaaagaaaagctcTCTTCATTCTTCCTTTTGTCTCCGTGGCCAAAGAGAAAATGCACTACCTTCAG AGCATATTTGAAGAGGGTGGTGTCCGAGTGGAAGGGTACATGGGCACCACCTCAGCGGCTGGAGGTTTCACTGCTCTGGATGTTGCTGTGTGCACCATTGAAAAAGCAAATTCTCTCATTAACAGACTCATCGAAGAGGACAATATGGATCTCCTTG GTGTGGTGGTGGTAGACGAGTTGCACATGGTTGGAGACACGGGCAGAGGatacttgctggaattactctTAACTAAAATCCGCTACATCGACCAGAAGATAAACACCACACG GCCTCTATCTGAGGGTGTTCAAATTATAGGTATGAGTGCTACGTTGCCCAACCTCTCCCTCTTAGCAGGCTGGTTAGGAGCAGAGCTCTACCAAACAGACTACCGGCCTGTACCCCTGCAGGAGCACCTCAAGGTGGGCTGCGACATCTATGACAAAAGCCAATCTGTTGTCCGCCGGTTCACCCCAGCCCTGACCGTTAAG GGTGATGATGAACACGTTGTAAGTTTGTGTTACGAGACAGTGAGAGACGGTCACTCTGTGCTGCTGTTCTGTCCTTCAAAGAACTGGTGTGAGAAGCTGGCAGACACCATCGCAAGGGAGTTTTATAACCTCAAGCATGCTG CAGAATGTCAGGGTGAAGCCAAAGCTCAGCCAGTGTGTTTGGATCACGAGGGTCTTATAGATGTGATCGCCCAGTTAAGACGAACTCCAGTTGGTTTAGACCCAACTTTGCAGCGTTCTGTCCCTTGGGGAGTGGCTTTCCATCATGCTG GTTTGACGTTTGATGAGCGTGACGTGCTGGAGGGAGCTTTCCGTCATTGTGTGGTCAGAGTCCTCGTTGCCACCTCAACCCTTTCCTCCGGAGTCAATCTGCCAGCCCGGAGAGTCATCATCAGAACGCCCACTTTCAATGGGCACCTGCTGGACCCACTCACGTACAAACAGATGGCAGGACGAGCGGGAAGAAAAGGAGTAGACACCACAG GTGAAAGTGTTTTGGTTTGTAAGAAGGCAGAGCATCAGAAAGGCATCAGTCTGCTCAAAGGCActcttcagccaatcagcagctgCCTGGTAAGGAGGGAAGGTGATGGTGTTACCACCAGCATGCTACGTGCCATTTTGGAG ATAATAGTTGGAGGTGTAGCTAGCTCTCCTGACGATGTTAAACTTTATGCATCATGCTCACTTCTGGCTGCCAGCATTAAAAACGGTGGTAAAACAGAGTCTAAAGGAGAGTCCAGCAAAGGAGCCATAGATGCCTGTGTGGAGTGGTTAATGGAGAATGAATTTATTAGCATCCAGAATGATGGACAGG ACCAGCGTTACTGTCCTACTCAACTGGGTGCTGCCACCCTGTCTTCCTCCCTCTCTCCTCCTGAGGCTGTGGGAATATTCGCAGATCTTCAGCGGGCAATGAAGGGCTTTGTGCTGGAAAATGATTTGCACATTCTCTATCTG ATCACTCCACTATATGCAGAATGGACCACCATTGATTGGTATCAGTTTTTCTGTCTGTGGGAGCAGCTCTCATCATCAATGAAGAGAGTCGCCGAACTGGTCGGCATCCAGGAGGGTTTTCTTGCACGATCTGTCAGTGGAAAACTTGTTGCCAGGACTGAAAAGCAGCGCAGACAGATGGCCATTCATAAACG GTTTTTCACCACACTTGTGCTGCAGGATCTGGTAAATGAGGTTCCTTTGGGGACTGTAGCATCCAAATACAACTGCAATCGGGGTCAGTTACAGTCCCTCCAGCAGTCTGCCTCCACATACGCAG GTATGGTAACGGTGTTCTGCAAGCGCCTTGGCTGGCACAACATGGAGCTCCTGTTGTCCCAGTATCAGACCAGGTTGAGCTTTGGGGTCCAGAGAGAGCTGGTCGACCTTGTCAGGGTTTCTCTTCTAAATGCAGCTCGTGCTCGAGCACTCTACACTCAGGGCCTCTGTACAGTAGCAGAGTTAGCCAGAGCTACTGTGACTGACATAGAGAAGGCCTTAAGGAACGCAGTTCCATTTAAGAG CTCAAAGCGTGCAGTAGATGAGAGTGAGATGGAGGCAGCAGAGAGAAGAAGCCTTCGCTGCGTCTGGGTTACAGGTGGGCGTGCCCTGACAGAAAAGGAGGCTGCTGCTGAGATAGTGTCTGAGGCGAGGCTCCTTCTTCAAGAGGACTTGGCCCGTTTAGGAATTCAGTGGGATCCAACCACTCTTCCTCCCGGAGGTCCTGCCATAGACAACTGTGAAGACTATCAAAGTGATAATGCTGAACCCTCCAAAGTGTTGGAATGTTACACTAATCGAGTTACTGAAAGTGAGAAACGTAGAGGAGAAAGAGATAAATCCAAACCGGAAGAGATGACGGTAAAGGAAATATCACAGAAGTCAAGAAAAGATGTGGGTGAACCACAAATTAGACAAACTAATTTAGGTTCAGCAGGAACAGGGAAGCAAGAAACAAAAGGATCGAACACAAATGACAAAAGATCAGACCAAGAAGGAGGCAAGTGTGAAAAAGTAAATCCTGAAAAAGAAGAAGGAATGGTGCTTGGGAGACCAGAGAGTCTCCAAACAAACATTCCTGAAAGGAGTCTAACTCAAGAGCTGGCTGAGATTATATCCAGCCCTCTTCCTCAACCGCTGCCAAAACCTCAACCATCAGCTTCTCCAATGCCTCCTCCTAGAATCCGAGCTCCAATGTCCAGAGTGGAGCAACATCAAAAGCTCCCCCTGAATAAAACTAAAGCAGACGGCACCAAACGAGTTACTGCTTCACCTGTGCAGCTCGAAAGACTAGAACACGCCAAAGCTTTGAGCAAAGTCCTCCAATCCATTCAAAACGACAGAAATGTACACGATGTACACCCTCATAATACAAATCTAACAAATGTGACTTCACTTCAAAATCCACCACCTTCGTATCAGGTGACTACTACTAGATCTGCCCAGGAACCAATGCCAGGGGTCTCTGCACCTGCAGAAGATCCAATGCTCACGTCTCCCAGCACTCCTCCTACCGTCTCTCCTGAGGCCAAGCGAAAACGAGTTGAGAGTGACGATAAGTTTTCATCTCCTGAGCTGTACACAAAAGATAGAACAGATGAAGAAGTTAAAAGGGAGGAGAGTTTTGGAGACAGCTTTGAATTGGACACTCAAACTGAACAGATCATAGTCCAACAGGCTTTGCATCAAAGAGCGGAGAGTCACATGGACACGGATCTGCTTGTGGAAGAAGACAGGGCTGTAGTGGAGGAGGAGCACACagaggagagaggaaaggaGCTCCAAGGCCCTGATGGAGCATCTAAAAAGTTCAATATTTCTCTTACTGATAGCCAGTTGGAGCTCATCCTCAACACCAGTCACCAG TCTGCTGGTACAGGCTGTGGTGTTCGTGAAGATACAAATAAAGATGCAGGTGTGGGTGAGGATGAGAGTTCAGAGACAAATCACGCATCTGTGAGTCCAAACAGAAGCAGCAGCTTCCTGTTTGACAGCCTCTATGAAAGTCCTCTGCTAGCTTGTCTGAGCCCACAGCAGaacctcagccaatcagcaggagAGGATTCTGTTCGCCAGGATGTCCAGGACAAGTGTCCTCTCCCATCAGCACAGGAGAGACGACGCAGCGAGCTGCTGGCCAACCAGGAGGCAGAGATGCAAGAAGCGGTCCAATGGGGCGAGTCTTTCTTTAACCTCTCAGAGTGGGGGGACTCACTCTTGGTGGGGGAACATTTTCTGGAAAGGCAGAGTTTAAGATCttcagagaaaaagaaagaagaacaagaaTCCAGCTTTCAACACGAGTATCAAGCAAACAACGCTGCTTTTGAAAGGTCTCCATCCTCTGAAATGAATATTACTAGCACGGCTGCTCAGCAGGAGAAGGACAGGCTTGGTATTTGTAATCAGGCACAATCTGGCCTTCATCATGACTTGCAAATCAACACAGAGCCAGCTGAAAGAAGAAGTTGTGAAAGGACTGAATTTGGAAACCGAGGATTAAACAGGAATactgaagagataaaaagtGTTCTGATGAACTCTGATCCATATTGCAGCCCTGGTTTACAGGAAATCTTTGATCACTGGCCTAGTATGTCTGACCAGTCTTGGGAAAACCACAAAGAAGCCGCAAAGGAGGAAAGAAAAATTGAAACGTCAGCGCAATGTCCTGCTGCTGAGAGTGAGCAGCCTTCAAAATATGAGGAAAAGAAGAACAGAAAAGACAGACCAGGCTCTGCTTGTGACCTCATTCCTCCAACTCAGGAAACACCACCTGTTACACCCAGGGTGAAACTAACCATGGCGTCCGTCCACTCGCCAATCACGGCTCAGAAGACCTCAAGTTTTTCTCCAAGGAAATCCACTGTCAAAAAATGCCCAAAGTCCTTTTCAGAGCCCATACTTATACCTCCACCTGATCACACACAAAGACATCAGTCCACGCacaaacaacaaacagcagCTGAACCTGCGCAAGAGCATCACTCAAGTTCCGACACCATCCATAGGCAGACATCTTGTTCTGCCCCATCAGAGTCGCCTGTCAACAATGGAAGCTTCACTCTTCAGCTTTCCCAGGATGCATCACTGTCTTCAAGCAGGGATTTTTCTGTCATAGATGTAGCCAGTAACAGACTCCTCTTTGAAACGTTCATCAACGAGTGGAAGACTAAGAGTCGTTACTCTCTGGCTCTCGCCTGCGAGAAGCTGGAGCACGGACGGCCACCTGTGGAGGTTGGAGAGAAACACAACAGAG GTCATCAGAAGCTCAACACAGCTGACGGGTTTCCCATCAGACACAGTGATGGACTTGTGTTGATTGGactttgtgtgtgttggggAGGAAGAGACGCTTACTACATATCAATGCAGGAAGAGCAGAGCAAAG GTCTGAGTTCCAGTCTGGCTCCTCCACCACTGGACAGTGATTTACCAGTGAGTGACAGACTAGAGCAGCTGAGGAGCTGCATCAGCAGACATCCAGCAGGCCATGAACCATGCGTTGTCGTCACCTACGACATCATACAGGTTTACAAAACACTCGTACTGAGCTGTGGCCTCAGCTTGGAGGGAAACTGTGAGGATCCAAAG GTTGCATGCTGGCTAATTGACCCTGGTAGTGAGGAAAGAACTCTGCCAAACATGGTGACTGTCCACTGTCCCGAGGAGTTGCCTCTGCTGGATGGACTCGGCAACGCACATTCATATTGTCCTCGTGTCAGGGCGGCAACTACCAGCGTGCTTGTGTTTGCCGTGATGAGCCACCTCACCAATGTGCTGGAGAAAGACGGGTTACTAA ATTTCTTCAGGAGCATCGAGATGCCGTCTCAGGTTTGCTTGGCCCTGCTGGAACTGAACGGAATCGGCTTCAGTGTGGACGAGTGTGAGAGACAAAAGCATGTGATGCAAGCCAAGCTGTCAGCGCTGGAAGCAGAGGCCTACAGCCTGGCTGGACACAGCTTCTCTCTCACCAGTGTTGACGACATAGCACAG GTGTTGTTCTTAGAGCTCCATCTTCCTCCAAACGGTGACGTGGGTGGATCAAGAAATAAGAAGACTCTTGGTTACACGAGGAGGGGCGGTGGCAGAGTTCGACTTGGGAAGCAATTTAGCACCACAAAG GATGTCCTGGAGAAGCTTCGTCCACTCCACCCGTTGCCAGGGGTGATCCTGGAGTGGAGGCGCATCACCAACGCCTTGACTAAGGTGGTGTTTCCTCTGCAGAGGGAGAAGCAGCGTCACCCAACACTGGACATGGACAGGATTTACCCGATCGCTCAGACTCACACAGCCACAG GTAGAGTGAGCTTCACAGAGCCCAACTTACAAAATGTACCCAAAGACTTTGAGATTGCCATGCCCACCATGGTGGGTGAGAGCCCACCTTCACAAATCAGCTCCTGCCCTCG GAAGAAGAGACGCTCTGCAGCATCATCCGTAACTGCTGGTCTCACAGAAAAGGGCGTGGCCTTCTCTGTCAGCATGAGACATGCTTTCATTCCTTTTCTAG GTGGGATGATGTTGGCAGCAGATTATTCCCAGTTAGAGTTAAGAGTCTTGGCTCACCTCTCGAAGGATCAACGTCTTCTGCAG GTGTTGAATGGAGGAACGGATGTATTTCGCTGCATCGCCGCAGAGTGGAAAAACTTGGACCCAGAGAGTGTGCAGGACAGCCTCAGACAACAGGCAAAACAG ATTTGCTACGGCATCATCTACGGGATGGGAGCAAAGTCTTTAGGGGAACAAATGGGAGTGGAAGAGAATGATGCCGCCTGCTACATTGAGAGTTTCAAAGCCAGATATAAAG GGATCAACGCGTTTCTCAAACAAACCGTGAAAAACTGTGCGAAGGATGGCTATGTTCAGACGCTGATGGGTCGACGGAGATATTTACCTGGAATCACCAGCAACAACGTGCACATTAAAGCTCAC GCCGAACGTCAGGCAGTAAACACGACCGTACAGGGCTCAGCTGCTGATATTGTTAAACTCGCCACGGTCAACGTCCAGAAAAGGCTTTGTAAAGTGTATCCCACTGCTGCACCATCGCATCAACACACACGCATCG TGCGTCAGCCACGCAGAGCTACAACTTCTCACCTCAGAGGAGCTTATTTCGTTCTGCAGCTGCACGACGAACTcatctatgaaacagcagaagaGGACCTTATACAG GTTGCACAGATAGTGAAGCGGGAGATGGAGACAGCAGTCAAACTGTATGTGAAGCTAAAGGCTAAAGTCAAAGTAGGACCCAGCTGGGGAGACCTGCAGGACTTAGACATATGA